A single window of Acidobacteriota bacterium DNA harbors:
- a CDS encoding outer membrane lipoprotein-sorting protein — protein MRNLTRYLTSSLMAVVVFALAASAEDAAGIMEKSHLAYYYAGDDGTADVTMTITDKRGKERRREFTMLRLDVEEGGNQKYYTYFRKPSDVARLTFMVHKTSDGNDMRWIYVPAVDLIKPISADDKNSSFVGSDFSYEDVSGRHWTEDSHTLTGEAELNGTTVFVIESIPNQPYNGFSRKISYIDKNTYLPLKEEYFDKNGTMTRVFTAEKIEEVDGILTVTARSMEDLKKGSKTVVTFSKIAYNQDVPDDLFTERYLKNPPRKFIK, from the coding sequence ATGAGAAACCTGACTCGCTACTTAACAAGCTCGCTGATGGCCGTCGTAGTCTTTGCGCTGGCCGCGTCAGCCGAGGATGCAGCCGGGATCATGGAAAAATCCCACCTCGCCTACTACTACGCGGGTGATGACGGCACTGCCGACGTGACCATGACCATCACGGACAAGAGGGGCAAGGAGCGTCGCCGCGAATTCACCATGCTGCGCCTTGACGTGGAGGAAGGCGGCAACCAGAAATACTACACGTACTTCAGGAAACCGTCCGACGTTGCCCGGCTTACCTTCATGGTCCACAAGACGTCCGACGGCAACGACATGAGATGGATCTACGTTCCGGCCGTCGACCTGATAAAACCGATCTCCGCCGACGACAAGAACTCGAGCTTCGTCGGGTCCGATTTCTCCTACGAAGACGTCTCCGGGCGCCACTGGACCGAAGACAGCCATACGCTGACGGGCGAGGCCGAGCTGAACGGCACCACGGTCTTTGTCATCGAGTCAATACCCAATCAACCCTACAACGGGTTCAGCCGCAAGATCTCCTATATCGACAAGAACACATACCTGCCGCTCAAGGAGGAGTACTTCGACAAGAACGGTACCATGACCCGGGTCTTTACGGCGGAGAAGATCGAGGAGGTCGACGGTATCCTGACGGTCACGGCGCGCAGTATGGAGGATCTCAAGAAGGGCAGCAAGACCGTCGTGACGTTCTCAAAGATCGCCTACAACCAGGACGTTCCGGACGACCTGTTCACGGAGCGATACCTCAAGAACCCTCCGCGCAAGTTCATCAAGTAA